A window of Sphaeramia orbicularis chromosome 8, fSphaOr1.1, whole genome shotgun sequence genomic DNA:
tggatggagacactttatgttcagttaatgatatctttgctgaaaaacccactttttcctcagttttctctttttctgatataataaccctcaaccttaatctgagcttttatgaacatctatatcaggggtgtcaaacaaacaACCTAGGGGCCAAAACCGTCCCGTCAAACGTTCCAATCccagcccgtaggatgaaattgtaaaaggaaaaaaaattacacttaagatattaacagtcaagggtgtcaaactgcattaccaaaatatttacatttacaaactatccttagaataaaatgtgaataacctgaacaaactagaagcactcggagagcgcagacctccgccaaggcagatcagtgggcccctgtgctccccccacccacccccgatcaccaccaaaatttaatcatttgttccttgtgccagtatcaacatttcctgaaattttcatccaaatccatccataattttttgagttatcttgcacacagacaaacagacaaaccaacgctgacaaaaacatgacctcctcggtggaggtaataagaacaaactgaaatgtttgaagaaaaaacaagtgttaccaggcacaacaaaccccacccctcacatatattgtagcttattttggcatcaatccagctgatgtcatcatgtctatgcatgtgctgatgtcagcattttaactgcctctatatatgtgccaagtttgaagtaaattgaaacaaaattgatgtttttatagacatttgaaatgttgcccattataagtaaatgggaggaaaaaaatatttagaaaattcataaaaaatagaaactttgacctacttttcccaaaatgtaatcagatctattctgggtcactggtaatctataaacccaatttggtatgaattcaaccaatagttttgctgctagagcgttaacaaacaaacaaacaaactgaatcaaaaataATACCACTTGCCACCCCTTCGGGAAGCAGgataaaataagttcaattttaacaaaataatagattcactgtgatctgtaagctgttttAAGAATAAGcggagacataatattgttgaaattgcacttattttccttcagaATTGTTTGATGCAcatggttattcatattttcatactataactagaaaagcactcggagagcgcagacctccgccaagcgcaaaaattccccacataatcggtgatccaaatcctacatttatttttaaaaataaaatccgccttctggatcagatccggatcagcctttgaaatgtgatagaggaccccactgtcaattcctgagttaaatttcatgagtttggtcaataattaagagagatattgggaaacgaaaattttggccccatttaccacaatgttaacgaaaatttcaaagtgatccagaatccaggatttcttctggatcacccccaaaagttaatcatttcttccttatcccatttccaacaaaccctgaaaatttaatcaaaatctgtccataactttttgagttatgttgcacactaacggacagacaaacaaacaaacagacagacaaacaaaccctggcaaaaacataacctccttggcggaggtaataaagtgaaaaatttggattattatgtaaaggttattatgcttactggtctggcccacttgagatcacattgagctgtatgtggcccctgaactaaaagtttGACGTCCATGAttcagatttgctgaaaaagtcactttttcttcagttttctctgtttctgatataataatccttaactttaatctgagtttttataaacatccacATGGTCAgtacattaaatgtaggaaaatacctgattttcactgaaaaaaacacaaaatacagaagataatagtacaataaattgtgataaatcacttaaagaaggttaaatacaaagaaaatttcatttaggaactgccacaaaagtagcactgggtctttatgggttaaaacataatTTGCAGCCAATGATTTGATGCCATTAATTGTTTTATTCATCCTGCAAACAGCAACTCTGCACATTTCCATTTTCCTACCGACAAACTCAAGGACACTGTGTTGTAATGTGTCATAATCTGCAGGACATCTGTATCTGTCTTCAGAGAAACAAGTCTTTCCTCCATGGTGTTGATTGTGCTCGTCTGCAGAAGATATCTTTTATGCTCTGTTTGGGCGCAGTCGCTGTGACTTTGTCTTCCAGGCAAAAGCATTTTGAATGTAAATGGGGTTTTGTGTAAACAAAGAATAAATCAATAACCTGACTCCTTTAGTTTTTCAATGTACAGCGAACAACAAGAGAATACAAAACGACTAAAACAGGGTCagagaccaaaacaaaaaaagtgaagaCACTGTCCATCAACAGTTCAGCATTAATTCATATTGTAAACATCTTCTTAATGTAACGACTATGTAAAATTCATATAAACACTATTGTTATTCCTGCTTGCCCGTCATGACCACTAAACCTGTACCTTCTTAGAAAATATTAAATACTACATTGctcaaaggttcagtgtgtaagattcgGTGATGGTTGCCTTTGCCTCATCCTCCCCTATGGTGGCTATGAAAAATATAATGAATTTAAGCCAGTGCAGGGAATTTTTGGAAAAGGGTCTACCCTCAAAAATAATTGGTTCTCATTTAGACCGGAGTATTTGTGTTGAATTTTCCTTTTCTCTCTGTGCCTCCAGTTTCACCCGCCATCAAAAACCAGCATGCATACATTAATTAAGGTACGCAAACATGGCAGATAATCTAACTGATGAAgacctggagttggtccctgaacgTCTGGCAGTTCATTGCTACTGATGTGCTAATGCTACTGCTAATGCTATGTGATGTGTGTAATAGGATGGATATAATTCAGAGACTggatttccctacagggataataaaagaGTTCATCTAATGTAACACTGGAtaacaactggtgtaaaataaaaacaaaaaaaaaaaaacaggtagaagAAGTAAACTCTGAGCTACTGTCGCCATGACAGCACAGCATTGTGGAACTCTTCCTCTGTAACAAAAACCCACTATTTCCTATTTTTTTTGGAGATCctatagtcatgaaaataaccCAAATTCTACACACCATACAAAGCTGTGTAGCATTATTCATCATCTGTCCCACACATGAGTTATTGTTATTAAAGTAAACAGACAGTACCAatatacagggtgcgatttgttgggggggatgggggtggtggtggtatgAACCCCCCTctagtttttacatccctacttctgctcaatgaatttcatcctcggggggggggggggggcaaccgactgaaataacaggcaggttgtgacagttttagtTTTcctccacctatatcctacattactgacactaacgctcacctgaactgaactgtcggcagtctcagaattcgaaTGTCCCCACTGGGCGCCGTAATGGAGGAGgggacgtgacaaattcatggggcccagcatttgtgtgtccagtagatacaggttagaagttgtgaaaattgtgtaagatccactgtataatagaggaatagaacccgggagttggacattgaaagtatgtaaagtttcacgccagcgttaggtACATTAGTTTTGGATCACACCCCCacatataactgcccccccccccccccccaaaaaaaaagtccgcctctctctgtttttttgacaaatcgcaccctgccaaTATAAAcctcatatatacacacacacacacacacacacacacacacatatatatatatatatatatatatatatatatatatatatatatatacacgcatGTTTATCAGTCCcagttgtttttctttcatgTGCAGATACCATTTCAAACTATGGAAAGCTGTCACACTTTCCATTTTCTGGAAATACCAACAAAATAAACTGAGTTCATCCCCAAGAGACagtggtagatgtaaacatataTCAATATATCATGCAGTGGGAGACTTTACAGCTTCACATGTCATCAGCTAGGAGGCTGATGTAGCTTTCTGAATATCAATCCATAAATTCAGCTGTAGAGGTGCACAGTGTAGGCCATTCCAGTCTAGCCTGTGGTTTTCCTTCCGTGAGCTGAATAGCCGGCGCTACTTCTCTTATTTTGTGTGGGCAGCCTGCTCACCTTGTCCTTCAGGCCTTTAATGTTATACAGCCTGCTGAACGTGACGCTGAATGGAGTCCTTCCATCCTCCTGTCCTTCTTGCACTGATGCTATTTGTTTCTGGGTCTGAGAAAGAGCCTGTGGCTGCAAATGAGAGTGCGTGTGAAGGAAAGAGGCCTGGGGTTTAGGGTGCGGGGTCTGGTTCTGGGACTGTCTGGGTCTGGTCCGGGCTGGTGCTACAGGAGGCTGACGGTAGAAGGGGCTCTGCTGGCTTTGAGGTACTTCGCTATGTCTCCGTCCTGCTGCAGAACCTGAAGTACTCACTGCCACTGGAGGGGGTGGTCTAGGCGGTAGTCTCCGAGTGGATGGGGTATTATCGAAAACCGGGAGGCTGCTGTCGAATGGTTTACTCTCTGTGTGGTTCAGCTGGCGGCCTCCCCATTGACGGGCACCGATAGGCTGGGTGGCGAAGAGGGAGCGGGTGGGTCTGGGTGGCTGGGGGGGTCGCAAAGGAGAGAACACTCCAGTGTCTTTCTGCTGCTGCTCTCGCATAGAAGAGAGACACAGAAGAGCCAGAAGAAGATGGAGTGAGGTATACATCTTTATATGTCTTTAACACTTTCTCATATTGTATTCTATAAGCGTGCTAGCTGCTTCTCTGTGATGCGCTGTGAAATTTTTACACTCACAATTGCAGTCCCAAGTGATAGAAAAGCTCTGTTGCAAATGGAAAAGAGAGGTACTCGCGTGAAAATGTAATTCCTGCTTTGCTGTTACTTCAGTTAATATTGTATGACTCAGCTGAGTTAAAACATGCCAACAACACCTCCCTGACTTGAATAGAATATTATTAAGAGACAAGAAACAAGCACAAACTCAGGTCAAAAGCAAGTGAGTTAAATCATGGCAATAAAACGTGAAACTATCAATCTTTTACTGACACATTAATACTGCATCACTGTGAGTGCTTCTGCTTCATTAAAAGTGTTTCGCTTTAAAAGTCGTTCAGTAAAGAGCAAGAGTTGTGTTTCAACTTGCTGTGAATACTTAAaagcgatagatagatagatagatagatagatagatagatagatagatagatagatagatagatagatagatagatagatagatagatagatagatagatagatagatagatagatagatagatagatagatagatagatagatagatagaagggtgggtgggtggatggaggagttggtggatggatggatgaggggttggtgggtggatggatggatgggttggtgggtggatgaatggatggatggatggatggatggatggatggatggatggatggatggatgaggggttggtgggtggatggatggatggatggatgggttggtgggtggatggatgaatggatgaatggatggatggatagatgggttggtgggtggatgaatggatggatggatggatggatggatggatggatgggtggagtGGTTGGTGGATGGATGGCtgggtggatggatgaatggatggatggaggtcaAGGAAAATCCATCCATTCTTTAGTCTGTCAGCCCCTTCTCTTTTCAGTCGGGTTGAAGAAGTATTTAAAGAGAGTTAATATGGAATAACTGTGCTTACCCTTTTATATCACTGGTGTGGGCTGAACAGAATACTGCAAAGTggttaaaaatttaaaaagtaaaaatggtTTGGGTTAGATTAGACTACACGGTAGCTTTAATAATTATATTAGATCATGAaaacatttattttgaatatcgAGATGGGAACGTTTGCTGTTGTACGGTTCATACCTTCTGTCCCTCAGACTCTCTGGTGGTTTGAAGCGTCTTCTCCACGCCGCTGGCTCTGAGTCCTGCTCTGTCCAGCGTCTTCTCTCCACCTGAGGACGCTTTGTCTGGTCTCCCGCCCTCAAACATGTTCTTTGCTTTGACTTCGCCGACAGACATTTGCATTGCCTCGTTTGATGATTCTCCTGGAGTAACTACATCGTCTCCTGCCTCTTGTTGGTTTAAGGCCTTCTTTCTTTTGGAGGCTTGAGTCTCTTTTGCTTTATCAGCTGTCAGTTGTGCCTCTGTCGAAGCTTTATTCTGTCTTAAATGCTCTGCTGATTTATTTTCCTTGCTGCCTCTCCTCTCCGTCCTCTGGGAATCTCTCTGTGTCTGGTTACTCCTCTCTGTCAAACTCTTCTTTCCATCCTGTTCCTTCCACTTTTCATCATTTATGGTTTTCTCCTCCTCCATCATTTTAAGTTTCTTCTCAGGTGAAGAAACCGAGGAGACTCCGTAATACTGAGATAAAGTTCCGCTCCTTGAGGTATTCTTGCCTGAACTGCTTAACACACCTGGGGAAGTGGTGGTGTTTACAAATGTTGGACTAGAGCTGGCAGTGGTAATCGTTGGAGCATAAGAAGTATTTGTGTTCAGATCATCTTCTGTCTCATTGCCAAAAGATGCAACTGGATCAAAAAATACATCATGGACAGGAGAGTCGCTGCATTCAAAATACTCCTCTGAGGTGGTGGAGAAAGTGGAGAAATAGCCATCGGGCGTTGGCGTTCGAAAGTCTGGAGTGCGGGATCGTGAGTCAGAGTTGGGCGAGTGTGGGGACAATCCATCTGGTGTTGGTGTGCGTGTGAGGGCAAAGAGAAGGCGAGATTCTTTTTCAGGTGTGGGTGAACGTAAGTACGGTGTGTACGACTCTGACAAGCCTAAATGAATGGGTGAATGCGGGATTCCTCGACCTTTGGGTGACTGTAGGGAGTCTTGGAAGgtgttgtttgtgttatgttttgcaGCATCTGGTAAACTGTTGATATGGTATGCTGTAGCGACCCCTGGGTGCTGATTTTGTGAATCTGCAGTAGATGTGCTGTCATCAGCTCTGTCTATGTGCGCTCTGAATGTGGCAGAAACTGGACTGTCTTTTGTAGCATTTACAGAGTCCTCAGCTCCCAATACAGTTGTGTCCTTTGCATTCAATTCATTGTGTGATACTCTTTGAGGTCCATTGACTCTTGAAGGATATGTTTTGCTGTGTGCCAGATTTTTGGAGTCCTCACTTAGCACTTTACCAGCCTCTTTATCTCTCAGGGGTCTTACTTTGGCCAGTGGGTCTACACAGTCTTCGATCTTTTTGGTTATATTGCATTCAGTTGATGTTAAAGGTGTATCTTGAATATTTGTGCAGTTTTCCTTCGGTGCATTGGTGATCAAAACATTAGACTGGACTTGCAGTTTGCTTCCAGGAGCCCTTTTTGTGTCTACTCTATCATTCCGCTGTCCAGCTGCTTCCTCGCTCTTGATCTCCTGGGAGGTCCGTAAAGGAGAACAATCTTTTCCTGTGTTCTCTGTGCCTTTTTGTGCATCTGTTTTGTTCTGCAGTTTTGGGACAGTCTCAGGTTCTTTCTTTGGCAGTGTGTGAACCACAGTGGCTACAAGAGGCTCATTGTGGGAAGCTACTAGCTGTGTGCTAGTCAGGCTCTCGGGCCTCCTGACAGCATTGATGTCTGGTGGATTCTGACCATTTGTGGTGTCGTTAATGACCAGCTGGACAGTACGACGTTTAGGGACTGGAGGAGCTGTGGTAAAAGTAGACGAAGACAAAGGATGAGTGGTAGAGGATGAAGAGACAGTAGGAAATGAAGGGGTAGTGGTAATGGAGGTCAAAGGCAGTACAGGAGCACGGGCGCTGCTAGTCATACTTGAGTGCACAGTAGTCGCACAGACCTGGTTATTGTCAGAAAGAGTCACTGGAGTGACAGGGTTACAGTGTAGGGAAGTAAACGCAGAAGAGGGTGAAATATGGTTGTGGATGTTTGGGGTCTGAGTGTTTACagagttttgtgtctttgtgtgaaCATCCTGTTTGGATGAATATGTATGTTGCAGCAGCTTCTTTGATTGTGCAAACTGTTCAGTATTTGCGTTCAAGTCAGTGGCAGAAAGTGTTTGAGAGATTTGTGTTTGAGTACTCTTCAGCTCCGAAGAGTGAACACTGTGATCAAGTGCATGGTGTGTGTTTAAACTCGTTctagtttgtgcttgtgtttgaGCGTCTGATTTTGGGAGGGGCTCTGTCTTCAGGCTGTTTGTAGGAATAGTTGGAGTTATCTGGGAAGGTGTCGCTGTAGAACTGGATTGCTGAGATGTACTTTTGTTAATGTTCGATGTAGAGTTGTGACCTGCACTTTGGTTTTTTGTTGGAGTGTTTGACTGTAGATTACACTCAGTGTTGAGAGTCTTAACAATGATTTGTGATTTCTGTTCAGGTGCCTCTTGACTTTTAAAGCCGGAAGCCTTTAGAGTGAGAGGCGTTGAGTTTGTTTGTACTACCGCTGCCTCTTCAGcctttgttttatcttgttttggATTCTCCTCATCATTGGCACCTATTTTTCGAGGATTGGCAACTTCTGGTAGTGTTTCCTTGGGCATGCTGGGTGGACTGCCAAACCTGATGGCTTGGCTGGTTTCGAACATCTCAGAGCGCTGCAGATGAACTTGAATAGGTTTGCTTGTGTCTCGTACATTAATGAACCCAATCACATCACTGGGTGGGTCAGGCTCCGGCCAGGTAGGCAGGTATTCTATCAAATGTGCTTTCCCCAGATTAGTAAGACCTGGATGGAGAGGAGGTTCCTGTCTGACTTCTTTATCCCTCCTTCGCTTCTTTTTACTTGTTGCTTCGTCCTCTTGAGTCTTGGAGTTCACTGCATTCTGAGAGTCTTTGGGACTGTTGTTGCCAGAGGAGTTTGGGCTAAGGCTGGGGTTGCAGGCAGCAACCAGAGCGTATTTAGGGTTGTACAATTTCCGAGCTACGTCTGCAGACGGTGGGGCGAAAGTTGTTTGTTGCGGAGGGGGATCGGGCTCAGGTTGTGGCTCTTTAGCGATTTGCCGAAGGTTGACTGAGGTGGAGTTCATATAAAGGAATCGAAACAGTAGATCGAATGTGTCAACCACCTGCCCTGTTAGTACGGTGATAAGATTTCTGTCCAGTCGTGATGACATCCAGGTAAAGCTGTAGGACACAGATTACAAAAAGTTAGACTGAGAGAACACACTAAGACATTATAAGCAGGCAAAATATCGCAATATTTAGGCGATGTAATGACTGACATGTCGCAACCACTATGGCTGTATTCACATTatgacattaacattaacatgcATCTGGGGCGAACTAGTCATTAGTGGACAGCTCTAAGTGCAGGTCTGAGTGCATCCAAGACTGACTGAAGAGGTATTAAAAGCTGATCACTAAGACTGCATTAGGAAGTATTCAGggttgcattcattcattcattcacctaCTCAACAGGATGTATGGAATGGATGCATGTACGATTATGTATGTCATCATTTGTGCACCAACAGCATCAAACttttaatgcagaaaaaaatcattagaccacccttgtcgtcttcaatttcttgttcattttaatgcctggtacaactaaaggtacatttgtttggacaaatataatggtaacaacaaaaatagctcataagagtttaatttcagagctgatatctatccattttccatgttttcttgataataacctaaatcactcaagttcttacatcaatagctatggcattgtactgacaaaaacagtgcttttaggcattccatgttttcttttctgtctgttttagtcacatgatacacacaggagttagtacttgattgcataaacattgtttttgatgacttgatggtctaataattttttccccagcTGTATACACAATTATATTAAGAAAGAAATTATTTGGAtttttgctttcaagcagatgctaaattgaGTGCAGATTGTTAATTTGTCCATAGCACATAAAATTGATAGAAATTTGGGTATGATACAAATTTGCATCAAAGGCATAATGGTCAAAAGTAGTAAAACAGATTTTCCGTTTCAGGAGATGGAAATGGTTTTATGGATTCCACAAAATTATTTTCAATATACTGACTCGATACTGTATCAAATATGCCCTAACTAGCATTACCTGGGAATTCTAGGGAATCAAAACCAGTCCTTTTTGTATTATTTCATCTTAAAAATgttcaattatttacatataaatTAACTAATCAACTCACACGCATCTTCCAACAGAAAAACCTGACCACATGATCTGATGATATGACCTGCATATTCAAACCCACGAATTAAACTTGTAACTTAAAGTACAAAGCCAAAATAAACACATCATTATCAAGGTACTTAGTAGTTGTAAACAGGATTTAGTTACAACCTGTTTGTCTAGTATGAAGAAAAGACTACCGAACAGTTAAAGACGGACTACATTCTTCTACATATCTGTCCACGCCACGCTCATAGAAACAAAGCCAGGTGGAGCACACCGAGATAATCAGTCTCTTTCAAAGTGTGTCTCTTTATGACGTTCTCACACTCACAACCATACACTGACCTGTATGAGCCTGACACAGCTTTGTCTCCATCGACGAACATGAATCTGTGTCCTATTCGCCCTTTGACCTTGGTGCACGCCCGAGTGTGGAACTCCGCTCCGATTGAGCAGCGGACTCGAAGATtctgaaccacacacaaacacacacagtattCAGTCATTTCTTTGGTGAATTTATGAAACAATCTTAGATTTTTGGAGACTTTTAGTGCCTTATTAATAGCACAAGTAGTAATGACATTAAGTCTTTTGCCCAGCATGCTTCTATACTGATGACTGAATTATAATCTCAACACTGTGATGTGACTAATTTCTTTAGGACAGCATGCTCACAATAACatttgggtcattccatatgaaaacaacagattttaagaaagtttcccacctgaccctctcagatttttctgaaTTTCTACATACTTACAGAACATTATgtatgatgggaaaatccaaaatttcaaggcttaattgtaaatagttccaaagttatgaccatttgaagtaggtagggggtaccctaaaattgcgaccaaaattaagacttgaaattttcagctattttcaggcttctataacttctgaacaacaagagctagaggtctgaaattttcagaatcatttcacaggaatctatagtcctaagaaatgtgaaaatatttacttaaaatgtataattgcatgttacagagaatgacaaagttgagattttatccatcgcgaTTTTATCCGTCACTacatttggccactcattacacaaaaactaatcatcatattcattagaaattttatttactatatcttggctacttagggaatggatctgtgtaaaatgaaggttctatgttatgttatgtatgatatatgaacatcttaaaatcaaaaatatctgtctgaCCTTCGGActcaaaggtcaatatcagcatgtgggataggtagtatcacaaaataaaagacaccgtatgaaagtacaggaattgccttaaattttgacaccaagcacaacttgcttctataaatctcat
This region includes:
- the fam83ga gene encoding mucin-5AC isoform X1 — translated: MALSQIQCLDDNHVNPRTTESKPEFFYCEDQRLALETLLRDGREAFVKYLEARGLRGFLSDPELESLVGSVEPYDPGLELIPESGEEEDEPPLSLHYWPELSDVSIPQLDLGWPDSDGYRGVSRATVYTQPPLDGQAHIKEIIRKMIAQAQRVIAVVMDIFTDVDIFRDLLDVAFKKKVSVYILLERTTLPHFLSMCHRANMHAGHLKNLRVRCSIGAEFHTRACTKVKGRIGHRFMFVDGDKAVSGSYSFTWMSSRLDRNLITVLTGQVVDTFDLLFRFLYMNSTSVNLRQIAKEPQPEPDPPPQQTTFAPPSADVARKLYNPKYALVAACNPSLSPNSSGNNSPKDSQNAVNSKTQEDEATSKKKRRRDKEVRQEPPLHPGLTNLGKAHLIEYLPTWPEPDPPSDVIGFINVRDTSKPIQVHLQRSEMFETSQAIRFGSPPSMPKETLPEVANPRKIGANDEENPKQDKTKAEEAAVVQTNSTPLTLKASGFKSQEAPEQKSQIIVKTLNTECNLQSNTPTKNQSAGHNSTSNINKSTSQQSSSTATPSQITPTIPTNSLKTEPLPKSDAQTQAQTRTSLNTHHALDHSVHSSELKSTQTQISQTLSATDLNANTEQFAQSKKLLQHTYSSKQDVHTKTQNSVNTQTPNIHNHISPSSAFTSLHCNPVTPVTLSDNNQVCATTVHSSMTSSARAPVLPLTSITTTPSFPTVSSSSTTHPLSSSTFTTAPPVPKRRTVQLVINDTTNGQNPPDINAVRRPESLTSTQLVASHNEPLVATVVHTLPKKEPETVPKLQNKTDAQKGTENTGKDCSPLRTSQEIKSEEAAGQRNDRVDTKRAPGSKLQVQSNVLITNAPKENCTNIQDTPLTSTECNITKKIEDCVDPLAKVRPLRDKEAGKVLSEDSKNLAHSKTYPSRVNGPQRVSHNELNAKDTTVLGAEDSVNATKDSPVSATFRAHIDRADDSTSTADSQNQHPGVATAYHINSLPDAAKHNTNNTFQDSLQSPKGRGIPHSPIHLGLSESYTPYLRSPTPEKESRLLFALTRTPTPDGLSPHSPNSDSRSRTPDFRTPTPDGYFSTFSTTSEEYFECSDSPVHDVFFDPVASFGNETEDDLNTNTSYAPTITTASSSPTFVNTTTSPGVLSSSGKNTSRSGTLSQYYGVSSVSSPEKKLKMMEEEKTINDEKWKEQDGKKSLTERSNQTQRDSQRTERRGSKENKSAEHLRQNKASTEAQLTADKAKETQASKRKKALNQQEAGDDVVTPGESSNEAMQMSVGEVKAKNMFEGGRPDKASSGGEKTLDRAGLRASGVEKTLQTTRESEGQKQQKDTGVFSPLRPPQPPRPTRSLFATQPIGARQWGGRQLNHTESKPFDSSLPVFDNTPSTRRLPPRPPPPVAVSTSGSAAGRRHSEVPQSQQSPFYRQPPVAPARTRPRQSQNQTPHPKPQASFLHTHSHLQPQALSQTQKQIASVQEGQEDGRTPFSVTFSRLYNIKGLKDKVSRLPTQNKRSSAGYSAHGRKTTG
- the fam83ga gene encoding uncharacterized protein PB18E9.04c isoform X2, with the protein product MALSQIQCLDDNHVNPRTTESKPEFFYCEDQRLALETLLRDGREAFVKYLEARGLRGFLSDPELESLVGSVEPYDPGLELIPESGEEEDEPPLSLHYWPELSDVSIPQLDLGWPDSDGYRGVSRATVYTQPPLDGQAHIKEIIRKMIAQAQRVIAVVMDIFTDVDIFRDLLDVAFKKKVSVYILLERTTLPHFLSMCHRANMHAGHLKNLRVRCSIGAEFHTRACTKVKGRIGHRFMFVDGDKAVSGSYSFTWMSSRLDRNLITVLTGQVVDTFDLLFRFLYMNSTSVNLRQIAKEPQPEPDPPPQQTTFAPPSADVARKLYNPKYALVAACNPSLSPNSSGNNSPKDSQNAVNSKTQEDEATSKKKRRRDKEVRQEPPLHPGLTNLGKAHLIEYLPTWPEPDPPSDVIGFINVRDTSKPIQVHLQRSEMFETSQAIRFGSPPSMPKETLPEVANPRKIGANDEENPKQDKTKAEEAAVVQTNSTPLTLKASGFKSQEAPEQKSQIIVKTLNTECNLQSNTPTKNQSAGHNSTSNINKSTSQQSSSTATPSQITPTIPTNSLKTEPLPKSDAQTQAQTRTSLNTHHALDHSVHSSELKSTQTQISQTLSATDLNANTEQFAQSKKLLQHTYSSKQDVHTKTQNSVNTQTPNIHNHISPSSAFTSLHCNPVTPVTLSDNNQVCATTVHSSMTSSARAPVLPLTSITTTPSFPTVSSSSTTHPLSSSTFTTAPPVPKRRTVQLVINDTTNGQNPPDINAVRRPESLTSTQLVASHNEPLVATVVHTLPKKEPETVPKLQNKTDAQKGTENTGKDCSPLRTSQEIKSEEAAGQRNDRVDTKRAPGSKLQVQSNVLITNAPKENCTNIQDTPLTSTECNITKKIEDCVDPLAKVRPLRDKEAGKVLSEDSKNLAHSKTYPSRVNGPQRVSHNELNAKDTTVLGAEDSVNATKDSPVSATFRAHIDRADDSTSTADSQNQHPGVATAYHINSLPDAAKHNTNNTFQDSLQSPKGRGIPHSPIHLGLSESYTPYLRSPTPEKESRLLFALTRTPTPDGLSPHSPNSDSRSRTPDFRTPTPDGYFSTFSTTSEEYFECSDSPVHDVFFDPVASFGNETEDDLNTNTSYAPTITTASSSPTFVNTTTSPGVLSSSGKNTSRSGTLSQYYGVSSVSSPEKKLKMMEEEKTINDEKWKEQDGKKSLTERSNQTQRDSQRTERRGSKENKSAEHLRQNKASTEAQLTADKAKETQASKRKKALNQQEAGDDVVTPGESSNEAMQMSVGEVKAKNMFEGGRPDKASSGGEKTLDRAGLRASGVEKTLQTTRESEGQKYSVQPTPVI